DNA from Paludisphaera mucosa:
CGACCATTCCAGGCCCTTGGCCTGGTGGACCGAGCTGAGGACGAGCAGGTCCTGGGGCTCCTCGCCGCCGCTCGACTCGACGCCGTAGAGGTCGCCGGCGAGCATGAGGTCGGCGACCAGGCGTTCGAGGCTCTCGTACTTCGCGGCCAGCACGGCGAACTGCTCGACGTCCTTGATGCGGTTGTCGGGCTTGTCGTAGCGCTGGCGGACCGTCGCCGGGTAGCCGCCGGCGAGCACGGCCTGGATCGCGGCGGCCGGGCGGTTCTCGGGGTCGGTCGCGCGGATCAGGTTCAGGTCGTTGACGAACGCGGCGAACAGGCCCCGGCTCTTGGGCGGGACGGTCGCCATCGTCTCGGCGGCGGCCACGGCCGAGAACGGGTCGCCGCCGGCCGCGAGCCGCTGGTAGACGGCACCCGCCTTGGCCGGGCCGATGCCGGGCAGGAGGAGCAGCAGCCGCCGCCACGAGGCCTCGTCGCGAGGGTTGAGCACCACGCGGAGGAACGCCAGCACGTCCTTCACGTGCGCCTGTTCGAAGAACCGGATCCCGCTGCGGACGTTGTAGGGGATGTTCCGCGCCAGCAGCTCGCCCTGGAGCACCACGCTGTCGTAATGGTTGCGATAGAGCACGGCCATCTCGGCCAGGGGGATGCCGCGGTCGCGAGTCTCCAGGATCTGCTGGCAGACGAGCGCCGCCTCCTCGTAGACGTCGGCGACGGCCACGACCACCGGCTTGAGGCCGTCGGGGCGGGCCGAGACGAGTTCTTTCGGGAAGCCCGACTGGTTGCGCGCTATGGACGCCTGCGTGAGCGCGACGATCTGGGGCGTCGAGCGGTAGTTGACGTCCAGGCGGAAGATCCGCGACCCCGCGTGGCGCTCGGGGAATTTGAGGATGTTGTCGTAGTCGGCCCCGCGGAACCGGTAGATCGACTGGGCGTCGTCGCCGACCGCCGTCAGGTTGCCCTCGCCGGCGGCGGCGATCTTCTCGACGACCTCGATCTGGAGCGCGTTCGTGTCCTGCATCTCGTCGACCAGGATGTGGCGGAACATCTTCCCCTGCTCGGCCAGGCGTGCGGGGTGCTCGTCGAGGAGCTTGAGCCAGAGGACGAGCAGGTCGTCGTAGTCCATGCAGTTGCTGGCCAGCTTCCGCGCGGCATAGGCGTCGGCGACGCGGCGGATCTCGTCGGTCCACTCGATCATGTCCCCGGCCGTCTCGGCGACGACGTCTTCCAGCGTCTTGCGGGTGTTGACCGCGAAGCTGATGAGGTGCTGGACTTGCGACGGCTTGGGGGCCAGCTTGTTCTTGGAAGCCAGCCCGCCGTCGTCCATCGCCAGGCGGATCAGGTCGGTCTGGTCCTCGCCGTCGAGGATCGTGAAATTGGCCTGGAAACCCAGCTCGCGGGCCGCGCGGCGCAGCAGGCGGTTGCCGACGTGGTGGAACGTCCCCGCCCAGACCCGGCCGGCCTCGTTGCCGACGAGCCCCCCGAGCCGCCCGACCATCTCCCGCGCCGCGCGGCGGGTGAACGTGGCGAGCAGGATCGACTCGGACGGGACGCGGCGGCCGATCAGCCAGGCGACGCGATACGTGATGACCCGGGTCTTCCCCGACCCCGGCCCGGCGAGGATCAGGTTGTACCCGTCCGCCGCCGTCGCCGCCTCGCGCTGGGACGGGTTGAGGTCGTCCGCCAGTTGCCGGGCCAGCCCCGGAGGCGGCGTGTGCTTCAGCGTGATCTTGCGCATGGCGTCCTGGCCGCGGGGGCGGGCGGGGGGTGGCCCGAGACGTCGAGACCGGCGAATCCCCCGATTCTATCAGACCCCTCGACCCACCGTCACGCCTGTTCAGCCGGCCGCGTCCACTCGCCCTCGGCGGGTCCGACGCGGCGGACTCGTCAGCGGGGGGACGTCTTCCCGAGCTGCTCTTCGAGCATCGCCTCCAGTCGGCCGGGCTCCCGCGCGTCCGCGGGCCCGAGGACCTTTCCGTCGGCGCCGATGACATAAGTGGTCGGGAAATAGACGACCTTGTAGCGATCGCAGCTCACTCCTCGACCGATCGTCGAATCCCCTTCGCCGACGGCGGGGTCGGGGCCGTCGAGGGCGACGCGGAAGGGCAGTTCGCGGTCCCCCCAGACGTTGTGCTTCACGCCGGCGAGCTTCCGGTCGTATTCGTCCCGCGTCCGGACCGACTGGTCGTGCACGGCCAGGACCACGACCTGGCGGTCCTTGAATCGGTCATGGACTTCCATGAGCCTGGGCATCGAGCCGATGCAGGGTCCGCACCAGTAGCCCCAGAAGTCCAGGACCACGACCTTGCCGCGGAAATCGGCCAGTTTGACCGGCTCGCCCGTATCCAGGTCTCGGGCTTCGATCTCGGGCGCGGGCTGGCCCATCAGCTTCCGCTGCGGCAGGGACGTCAGTCGCAACGTCGGAAGCGTAAGCGGCCCATCGCCGGGGGGGACCACGATTTCGATGGTCGTCTCCTCCAACCCCTTCTCGGCCACGGGGTCGGCCGAGTGGACGGTCAGCCGATACCGGCCCTCGGGCCAATAAGCCTCCAACCGCTCCCCCTCCGCGGGCTGCGGGTCCACCACACCGCTCATCACGAAAATCGACTCCCGCGGCCCGCCCGCTCCGAGGAGGGCGGAAATCTCCCACCAGACTTCGATCTTGCCGGACGGCGAGGCGACCTCGTGCTCCAGCGGGATGAGGACTCGCCGGGCCGGCTTCACGACGACCTCGTAAGCGGGTTTCACGTCGCTCGGGTCGAACCCCAGGAACGCGACGCGGCGCAGGGCCTCGTCGGCGAAGCAGAGGGGCTGAAGCCACGTCCGGAACGAGCCCGACGCGTCCAGCGATCGGCTGTCGAGGTGGATGGCGGGCCGCAGGTCGAACCGGCCCTCGGCGTCGAGCTTCGCGGGCTCGTCCGAGCCCTGCATCTCATAGAGGACGAGCGGCAACTGATCGCCGGGAGCGTCCGCGTTGTAATTCGGGGCGATCAGCCGACCGACCTGGATTCCGGGCTGGGGCCGGCCCTCGGGGTCGACCACGCGGCCGCGGATCGGGTCGGAGAGGGGGATCGCGACCTCCATCGGGTCGTCCGCGACGCCCCGAAACCCGACGGACGTCGGCAAATGGTCTTTAGAACGGGCCTCGATCGAGTAGCCGGATCCCGCCGCCATCGCGACGCGACAGCGGCCGTCGCGACCGCTCTTGAGGGTCTCCCAGACGAGCTTGCGGCCGATCAGGACGTCCACGTCGACGTCGCCGACAGGGCCGCCCCGACGGTCGACGAATCGGAAGACGGTCTCTCGCCACGGTTCCGGCGTGAGCCGGATTTGGACGTCCGTCGGCCCGGGACCGGGCTCGATCTGGCCGAGCCCCGGACGGTGTCCGGCGGCGAGGGCGAGGAACCGGAGCGGGCCCGTCGCCGCCTGACGGTCGGGACCGGAAGCGAAGCCCTTCAGCTCGATCCGATATCGCCCCTCGGCGTCGATGGAGGTCGTCGCGTCCCTGGTGAAGGAGGCCCGGGCCGACTGCGGGGCGAAGAGGATCTTGCCCGCGCCGACCGGTTTTCCCCTGCGTCGACGACCCGGCCCTCGACGATCCGCACCGTCACCTCCGGCTTCGCGGCCGAGACGCCTCCGCCGTCCGGAGCCTGGCACGCGAGCGAGGCGAGGGTGATCAACGCGGCGGCGATCTGCGGCATGGGCGGTCCCCGAACGAAGCGGCGGCCCGGAGCGGTTCGAGAGGAGGCTGAAGGCTAACCCGCTCGCCGGGTGGCGGCAAGGCTCTCACCCGGCCGCGTCCGCCGCCCAGATGGCCTTGATCGCCGCCTCCTCGCCGAAGCCGTCGGGGACGGCGGCGCTCGGGGTGTTGGCGTAATACCAGTGCTTGTCGCCGACGGGGGTGTGGAGGACGCGCGAGCCGGGCATCTGGAGGAAAGCGGCGGGGTCGTGCTCGCGGACCCACCTCCAGGCGTAGCGGAGCCAGTCGCCCCGCTGGTCGTCGGGCTGGTGGGCGAACCAGCCGATCTCGTCGTAACCCCAGACCCACACGCCCCCCTGGCCGGGCTCGCCGGGCTTCTTGCTGCCTCCCCAGTTGTCCAGCTCGACGAGATAGGGCAGGTGGTCGCACGACCAGCCGCTGTGGGTCGTCCCGCCCCGGCTGCGGCCGTAGAGGCCGTCGCTGAAGCCGATTTCCAGGATCCCCTCCATCCTGCGCTCGGGTACCTCCTTGATCCGCAGGGGGAAGGAATGGAAGTCCAGCAACAGCTTGCCTTCGCGCACCAGGCCGCCGCCGGGGACGTGGGCGTCGCAGAGGACCATCCCCCGGCGCGCCTTCTCGGCCGCATGGGCGCGGGCGCGTTCGAAGACCTTGGCGTAGTGGGTCAGGTCGCGGTCGTTGCGGTTCATCAGCTCGACCTGGCCGTAATGGAGGGCCTCGACGCCGATGTCGATGTACGACGCCGCCAGGAAATGGAACCAGAGCTGCGTCTCGGGCCGGCTGACGTCCGGGACCGTCGTCCCCCGGCCCCACTGGTCGCGAAACTTGCCGTCGGCGAAGGCCATGTCGGCGAACCGGAAGTTGCGGGCCTCGGCCGGCAGTCCGAGCGCCTCGAACGCCCAGGCCGGGATCGGGACCTGGTCGACCTGGCGGGTGACGATCTCGAAGATGCAGGCCTGGACGACCATGTCGGGGTCGACCTGGTGCGCCTTCGGGATCGTCCGCCGGGCCTGCTCCAGCCTGGCGATCAGGCGCGACTCCTGGCCCCAGAAGCAGAGGCTTCGGCCCAGGAACTTGGCCCCGAGGTCCCTGAGCATCCGCAGGTTGTCGGCGAGGTCGCCCTGGCCGGCGAACAGGTCCTGCACGGTGATCGCCCTCGCCAGGTAGTGTTCCAGCACCTCGCGGGAGATCGTCCGTTCGAAGCGGTAGTCGCGGCCGGCGGCCTTTGCGGCCCACGTCGGCGCAGCGGCGGCGGACCAGGCGCCGAGGCCGAGCGCCATGCGGGAGAAGTCGCGACGATTCCAGGATCGGCGAGTCATGGCTGCACCTTTCGCGGAAGAGATCCCCCGGAGGGACCGGGCTTGGGGAGAAGGGCGATTCTCGCGCGCCCGATCGGCCGTCGCCACCGCCGGCCGGCGCGGGCTTGCCGCCGGGGGGTGGCGGCCGTTACCTTCGGGACCGCACCGAGGAATCGACAGGCAGACACGGAAGTCGACGCATCGCCGGCCCCGTCGGGACGCGTCGGGAAGGGGCCAAGCGATCATGAACAGGGGATGGCGGATCGCCATCGCGGCGGCCTTCGCCGCGTGGGTCGGGCTGACGGCGTACGACGTCCGCCGCAAGGGCCACTTCGAGGAGCGCGACCTGGTCCGCAACTGGGTGGTCGGCAAGTACGTCGTCGCCGGCCGCGACCCCTATTCGCTCTCGCGGGACATCCTGATCGCCGAGTACGGCGTCGCCAATCCGAAGGGGGCCTGGGTCTCGAAGATTCCGAGCGCCGTCCCCGAGGCTCGGCGAGCCGACGTGATCCCCGAGTACGGCCCGCCCGAGGCCACCTACCCGCCGGGGGCGATCGGCTTCCTGGCCCTGGGCCTGGGCGCGATCGACGACCCGGCCACCGTCCTGGGGGGCTGGTTCGTCCTCGACGTCCTCCTGACGCTGGCGGTCGCGGCCCTGCTCGCTCGCCTCTGGACGACGCCCCCGATCCCCCCGGGGCCCGACGGCGACTTCTGGTGGATCCTGCTGGTCGCGATCCTGTTCACGCCGGTCTACGCGACGCTCGACCGCGCGCAGTTCTCGCTGCTCGTCCTCGCGCTGATGCTCATCGTCGACGACCCGAAGTTCGCCTGGCCCGTGCGGGGGGTGGCACTGGGGCTCGCCCTGCTCAAGCCGAGCGTCTGCATGCCCCTCTTCCTCCTGCCCCTGATCCGCCGGGAGTGGCGGGTGCTGGCCACGGCCGCCCTGGTGCAACTGGGCTCGACGCTCTACGTGGCGGCCAAGATCGGCCGAGAGCCGGTCTCGATCTTCCGCGACTGGCTGGCGGTCTCGCGCTATTTCCTGTCGGCGGGGATGTACACGGTCCAGGAATGGGTGCTGCCCCTGAGCACGCGGCTCCCCTGGGTCGTCCCGCTGGTGCCGCTCTTGCTGCTCGCGTTCTGCGCGGCGACGTTGTATCTCCACCGCGACGCCCCCCGCGCCCGGCTCTTCTCGCTGGCGGGCGTGACGGCCGTATTCTGGACCTATCACGGGACTTACGACGCCGTACTGCTCTTGCCGATGCTCCTGCGACGCATGGGCTGGTCCAACGACGCCACATCGAGGCCGCTGGCGAGGGGCGGCGTCCTCCTCTTCGCGGCGCTCTCCATCGCCTACATGGACGGCGTCGTCGGCAGCCCGGCGGCCGGCTGGCACGCCTACCGCTGGGCCGTCCGCCTCGGCATGATCGTCCTGGTCGTCCTCGAGTACGTCGAACTCTACCGCGACGGTCGCCGGGGGGCGTTCCCGCGGGCGCCGACGTTCGTCCCGAGGTCGGATAACGCGCCGGAGGTCGCCTGAACGAGACGGACGTCGCGGAGGTGCGGCGACGAAATTCGGCGGTTGGTTGAAATCGATTGTCATCCAATTCTCTTGCCGCTATACTTGCCATTGAGATTCGGTCTCATTCCCGCGAGGTCTCGGCGGGCGGAGCGGATTCGAGTTCCCAGGAATCGGGGTCCAGCATGCAGGCACAGGCGCTGGCGGGGCAGGGCGAGGAGACGGGTGAGATGGTTCCGCTGGGCTTGCTCCGGGCCGGGCAGTCCGGGAGCGTCGGCGAGGTCGTGGGCAACCTGGAGCTGGTGCATCGGCTTCGCGAGATGGGCCTGTACCACGGCGCGACGGTCCGCATGATCCGGCCGGGGAGCCCCTGCATCATCGGCCTGGAAGGCCAACGCCTGGGCTTCCGCGGCGACGACCTGGCGCGGGTGCTGGTCCGCGTCCCGGCCATGGCCTCCTGAGCCAGGCTCCCGGGTTCGTTCCCGACGGACGGAGCCGC
Protein-coding regions in this window:
- a CDS encoding ATP-dependent helicase, whose product is MRKITLKHTPPPGLARQLADDLNPSQREAATAADGYNLILAGPGSGKTRVITYRVAWLIGRRVPSESILLATFTRRAAREMVGRLGGLVGNEAGRVWAGTFHHVGNRLLRRAARELGFQANFTILDGEDQTDLIRLAMDDGGLASKNKLAPKPSQVQHLISFAVNTRKTLEDVVAETAGDMIEWTDEIRRVADAYAARKLASNCMDYDDLLVLWLKLLDEHPARLAEQGKMFRHILVDEMQDTNALQIEVVEKIAAAGEGNLTAVGDDAQSIYRFRGADYDNILKFPERHAGSRIFRLDVNYRSTPQIVALTQASIARNQSGFPKELVSARPDGLKPVVVAVADVYEEAALVCQQILETRDRGIPLAEMAVLYRNHYDSVVLQGELLARNIPYNVRSGIRFFEQAHVKDVLAFLRVVLNPRDEASWRRLLLLLPGIGPAKAGAVYQRLAAGGDPFSAVAAAETMATVPPKSRGLFAAFVNDLNLIRATDPENRPAAAIQAVLAGGYPATVRQRYDKPDNRIKDVEQFAVLAAKYESLERLVADLMLAGDLYGVESSGGEEPQDLLVLSSVHQAKGLEWSHVFVIRLVDDGFPNRRAVDEPGGEEEERRIFYVAVSRAKNELMLSYPSTVSRGGYGPTTFSTPSRFITEVDPELYERAELEHEFDVLDVERELRKSLEGQADGKKAT
- a CDS encoding peroxiredoxin family protein; protein product: MDVLIGRKLVWETLKSGRDGRCRVAMAAGSGYSIEARSKDHLPTSVGFRGVADDPMEVAIPLSDPIRGRVVDPEGRPQPGIQVGRLIAPNYNADAPGDQLPLVLYEMQGSDEPAKLDAEGRFDLRPAIHLDSRSLDASGSFRTWLQPLCFADEALRRVAFLGFDPSDVKPAYEVVVKPARRVLIPLEHEVASPSGKIEVWWEISALLGAGGPRESIFVMSGVVDPQPAEGERLEAYWPEGRYRLTVHSADPVAEKGLEETTIEIVVPPGDGPLTLPTLRLTSLPQRKLMGQPAPEIEARDLDTGEPVKLADFRGKVVVLDFWGYWCGPCIGSMPRLMEVHDRFKDRQVVVLAVHDQSVRTRDEYDRKLAGVKHNVWGDRELPFRVALDGPDPAVGEGDSTIGRGVSCDRYKVVYFPTTYVIGADGKVLGPADAREPGRLEAMLEEQLGKTSPR
- a CDS encoding glycosyltransferase family 87 protein, whose amino-acid sequence is MNRGWRIAIAAAFAAWVGLTAYDVRRKGHFEERDLVRNWVVGKYVVAGRDPYSLSRDILIAEYGVANPKGAWVSKIPSAVPEARRADVIPEYGPPEATYPPGAIGFLALGLGAIDDPATVLGGWFVLDVLLTLAVAALLARLWTTPPIPPGPDGDFWWILLVAILFTPVYATLDRAQFSLLVLALMLIVDDPKFAWPVRGVALGLALLKPSVCMPLFLLPLIRREWRVLATAALVQLGSTLYVAAKIGREPVSIFRDWLAVSRYFLSAGMYTVQEWVLPLSTRLPWVVPLVPLLLLAFCAATLYLHRDAPRARLFSLAGVTAVFWTYHGTYDAVLLLPMLLRRMGWSNDATSRPLARGGVLLFAALSIAYMDGVVGSPAAGWHAYRWAVRLGMIVLVVLEYVELYRDGRRGAFPRAPTFVPRSDNAPEVA
- a CDS encoding FeoA family protein, which gives rise to MQAQALAGQGEETGEMVPLGLLRAGQSGSVGEVVGNLELVHRLREMGLYHGATVRMIRPGSPCIIGLEGQRLGFRGDDLARVLVRVPAMAS